One genomic segment of Musa acuminata AAA Group cultivar baxijiao chromosome BXJ3-3, Cavendish_Baxijiao_AAA, whole genome shotgun sequence includes these proteins:
- the LOC103978179 gene encoding formin-like protein 18 isoform X1, translating into MAMFRKFFYRKPPDGLLEISERVYVFDCCFTTDILEEKEYRVYMGGIVSQLHEQYPDASFMVFNFREGESQSQISSVLSEYDMLVMDYPRQYEGCPLLTMEMIHHFLRSGESWLSLGQQNLLLMHCDRGGWPVLAFMLAALLVYHKQYTGEQRTLDMIYKQAPRELLQLLSPLNPLPSQLRYLHYISRRNVAMEWPPLDRALTLDCIILRFIPDLNGTGGCRPIFRIYGQDPFIASDQTPKVLFSTPKKSKLVRFFKQEDCELVKIDIHCHIQGDIVLECISLDEDLIREVMMFRVMFNTAFIRSNILMLDRDAIDILWDAKDRFPKDFRVEVLLSEMDAADPLISSELTSGEEKDGLPIEAFAKVQELFNNWDWLETNVDAATKVLQQISSSKNLQEKLDAMSPQKFDADVKLKRTSYDVLRDELQLGETDDDGNKKSLLSSPKEQSAPLDEGSDSITESQNVELDGPQMSAQCPSRIEQIPASPSTPAFSSDSPQVPGSDATVSRYHSSPSSLGVITPLHDHVAFESSEVTQTTMLASPLPTSSASGSNISSELSQCQSSEQLLTSSASHIKDTSHASPSPPLSPLPPAAAAESDAETTLKPTAVAEVPSLTTESSIPEVPPSPAPELSTPTPHTFVPPLPSHHGTSSQANDKPTSHPPPPPPPPPPPPPPVEGTSSASVSAGLEKPASAPVAHQVVSSNMAGKSVPKPPPPPLMASPSPQSNLMPVRNATEGAGVPPPPPPLPGPAAASSAPPPPPPPNISSQHSTKSSSAPPVPPPPAPSSSLGSLTAPKSSGGKKTNSEVIPPPPPNGMNAPPGGKGRILAPTSNYRGMQTAQALSRKANLKPLHWIKVTRAVQGSLWAESQNCDECLKAPEFDMSELESLFSAAVPNSELRRLGSKSSGSMGPKSDKVHLIDLRRANNCEIMLTKVKMPLNDLLSSVLTLDDSILDVDQVDNLIKFCPTKEEMELLKGYNGDKENLGKCEQYFLELMKVPRVESKLRVFSFKIQFQSQVADLKASLNIVNSAAEEIRSSVKLKRIMKTILSLGNALNQGTARGSAVGFRLDSLLKLTDTRARNNRMTLMHYLCKVLADKLPELLDFPKHLVSLELAAKMQLKFLAEEMQAINKGLEKVEQELTASENDGPVSQIFCKTLEEFLGVAEAEVRSLTSLYSNVGRNADALALYFGEDPTRCPFEQVVSTLLNFVKMFVRAHEENCKQLEMEKKKAQKEAENEKSKINNSKNAPQNIPSTTGSANTT; encoded by the exons ATGGCGATGTTTCGCAAGTTCTTTTACCGCAAGCCACCCGATGGGCTTCTGGAGATTTCCGAAAGAGTCTATG TGTTCGATTGCTGTTTCACGACTGATATCTTGGAAGAAAAAGAATACAGGGTGTACATGGGAGGCATTGTGTCACAGCTCCACGAACAGTACCCTGATGCCTCCTTCATGGTGTTCAACTTCCGAGAGGGGGAGAGCCAAAGCCAGATTTCTAGCGTCTTGTCAGAGTATGACATGCTTGTGATGGACTACCCACGGCAGTATGAAGGATGCCCGCTGCTCACAATGGAAATGATCCACCATTTCTTGAGGTCAGGCGAGAGCTGGCTCTCGTTGGGTCAGCAGAACCTCTTGTTGATGCACTGCGATCGAGGAGGATGGCCGGTCCTAGCTTTCATGTTGGCGGCGCTTCTGGTTTACCACAAGCAGTACACAGGCGAGCAGAGGACACTGGACATGATCTATAAGCAGGCCCCCCGTGAGCTCTTGCAGCTGCTGTCGCCGCTGAATCCGCTGCCTTCCCAACTGAGATACCTGCATTATATATCAAGGAGAAATGTGGCCATGGAATGGCCTCCGCTTGACCGAGCTCTTACTTTGGACTGTATAATCCTTAGGTTCATTCCTGACCTCAATGGAACAGGTGGATGCAGGCCAATATTTCGAATTTATGGCCAGGATCCCTTCATTGCTTCTGATCAGACTCCGAAAGTTCTATTCTCAAcaccaaagaaaagcaaactggTTCGGTTTTTCAAACAG GAAGACTGTGAACTGGTCAAGATCGACATTCATTGCCATATTCAAGGAGATATCGTACTTGAGTGCATCAgcttggatgaagatctaatccGGGAAGTGATGATGTTCAGGGTCATGTTCAATACAGCCTTCATCAGGTCTAACATTTTGATGCTAGATCGTGATGCCATTGACATCTTGTGGGACGCCAAAGATCGGTTTCCTAAAGATTTCAGGGTCGAG GTTCTTCTTTCAGAGATGGATGCGGCTGATCCACTTATATCTTCAGAATTGACGAGTGGTGAGGAAAAAGATGGCCTTCCAATTGAAGCATTTGCCAAAGTGCAAGAACTGTTCAACAATTGGGATTGGCTGGAAACAAATGTGGATGCTGCCACGAAAGTTCTTCAGCAGATATCTTCGTCCAAGAACTTGCAAGAGAAGTTGGACGCAATGTCTCCGCAAAAGTTCGACGCTGATGTTAAGCTGAAAAGGACGAGCTATGATGTGCTTCGTGACGAACTCCAGTTGGGAGAAACCGATGATGATGGAAACAAGAAATCGTTACTTTCTTCTCCCAAGGAGCAGTCTGCTCCACTTGATGAGGGTTCTGATTCGATTACGGAAAGCCAAAATGTCGAACTGGATGGTCCGCAGATGTCAGCACAATGCCCTTCTCGGATAGAACAAATTCCAGCATCTCCATCGACTCCTGCCTTTTCTTCTGATTCTCCGCAAGTGCCGGGCTCTGATGCAACTGTTTCTAGATATCATAGTTCACCTTCATCTCTTGGAGTCATAACTCCGCTTCATGACCATGTTGCATTTGAAAGCTCTGAAGTAACTCAGACAACAATGTTAGCTTCACCTCTTCCAACCAGTTCAGCTTCTGGATCCAATATTTCTTCGGAATTATCACAATGCCAGTCGTCAGAACAGCTATTGACATCTTCAGCAAGTCACATAAAAGATACTTCACATgcatctccttctcctcctctgtccCCTCtccctcctgctgctgctgctgaaagtGATGCTGAAACAACTCTCAAACCAACAGCAGTAGCGGAAGTTCCATCTTTGACAACTGAAAGCTCGATTCCAGAAGTTCCCCCATCACCTGCTCCAGAGCTTTCAACTCCAACACCACATACTTTCGTGCCTCCCCTACCTTCTCATCATGGAACTTCTTCACAGGCTAATGATAAACCAACTtcacatcctcctcctcctcctcctcctcctcctcctcctcctcctcccgttgAAGGAACATCATCCGCCTCTGTCTCTGCTGGCTTGGAAAAACCTGCTTCTGCTCCAGTTGCACATCAGGTAGTCTCAAGCAACATGGCAGGCAAGTCAGTACCTAAACCTCCTCCACCACCCTTGATGGCGTCCCCGAGTCCCCAAAGTAACTTAATGCCTGTGAGAAATGCAACTGAAGGAGCAGGTGTTCCTCCACCCCCACCCCCGCTGCCTGGTCCTGCAGCTGCAAGCTCAgcaccacctccacctccaccacctAATATTTCATCACAACATTCTACCAAATCATCATCTGCCCCACCTGTACCACCTCCTCCTGCACCTTCAAGTTCCTTGGGGAGCCTTACTGCTCCTAAATCATCTGGAGGTAAGAAAACCAACTCTGAGGTAATACCTCCGCCACCCCCAAATGGCATGAATGCTCCACCAGGTGGGAAAGGACGCATCTTGGCACCAACTTCAAATTACAGGGGAATGCAGACTGCACAAGCATTATCTAGAAAGGCTAATTTGAAGCCATTGCATTGGATCAAAGTAACAAGAGCAGTGCAAGGAAGCCTATGGGCGGAGTCACAAAATTGTGATGAATGCTTGAA gGCGCCAGAGTTCGACATGTCTGAGCTTGAGAGTCTCTTTTCAGCTGCAGTTCCAAATTCTGAACTTCGGCGTTTAGGTTCCAAATCCAGTGGTTCCATGGGTCCAAAATCTGACAAAGTTCATCTG ATTGATCTTAGACGAGCTAATAATTGCGAAATCATGCTTACAAAGGTTAAGATGCCACTAAATGATTTACTG AGTTCAGTTCTTACCCTTGACGATTCCATTTTAGATGTTGATCAGGTTGATAACCTCATTAAGTTTTGCCCAACAAAGGAGGAAATGGAACTACTCAAG GGATACAATGGAGATAAAGAAAACTTAGGGAAATGTGAGCAG TATTTCTTGGAGCTGATGAAAGTACCACGGGTGGAATCCAAGCTAAGAGTGTTCTCATTTAAAATCCAATTCCAATCACAG GTTGCTGACCTCAAAGCTAGCCTGAACATTGTCAACTCTGCTGCAGAAGAG ATCAGAAGTTCTGTTAAATTGAAAAGAATTATGAAGACCATTCTTTCTTTGGGAAATGCATTAAACCAGGGAACTGCCAGGG GTTCTGCCGTTGGATTTAGGTTGGATAGCCTTCTCAAACTTACTGACACACGTGCACGCAACAACAGGATGACTCTCATGCATTAtttgtgcaag GTTCTTGCAGACAAACTTCCTGAACTTCTTGATTTTCCCAAGCATCTTGTTAGCTTGGAACTTGCAGCTAAG ATGCAACTGAAATTTCTGGCAGAAGAAATGCAAGCAATAAACAAAGGCCTTGAGAAGGTTGAACAGGAATTGACAGCATCAGAAAATGATGGTCCTGTATCACAAATTTTCTGTAAG ACCCTGGAGGAGTTTCTTGGTGTCGCCGAAGCTGAAGTTCGATCTCTAACTTCACTTTATTCCAATGTG GGTAGAAATGCTGATGCATTAGCCCTTTATTTCGGAGAAGATCCGACACGGTGTCCATTCGAACAAG TTGTCTCAACACTCCTCAACTTCGTCAAAATGTTCGTGCGCGCCCACGAAGAGAACTGCAAACAACTGGAGATGGAGAAGAAAAAGGCGCAGAAAGAAGCAGAAAATGAAAAGTCGAAGATCAACAATTCAAAGAACGCGCCACAGAATATACCATCCACAACCGGTAGTGCCAACACCACATAG
- the LOC103978179 gene encoding formin-like protein 18 isoform X2, whose translation MAMFRKFFYRKPPDGLLEISERVYVFDCCFTTDILEEKEYRVYMGGIVSQLHEQYPDASFMVFNFREGESQSQISSVLSEYDMLVMDYPRQYEGCPLLTMEMIHHFLRSGESWLSLGQQNLLLMHCDRGGWPVLAFMLAALLVYHKQYTGEQRTLDMIYKQAPRELLQLLSPLNPLPSQLRYLHYISRRNVAMEWPPLDRALTLDCIILRFIPDLNGTGGCRPIFRIYGQDPFIASDQTPKVLFSTPKKSKLVRFFKQEDCELVKIDIHCHIQGDIVLECISLDEDLIREVMMFRVMFNTAFIRSNILMLDRDAIDILWDAKDRFPKDFRVEVLLSEMDAADPLISSELTSGEEKDGLPIEAFAKVQELFNNWDWLETNVDAATKVLQQISSSKNLQEKLDAMSPQKFDADVKLKRTSYDVLRDELQLGETDDDGNKKSLLSSPKEQSAPLDEGSDSITESQNVELDGPQMSAQCPSRIEQIPASPSTPAFSSDSPQVPGSDATVSRYHSSPSSLGVITPLHDHVAFESSEVTQTTMLASPLPTSSASGSNISSELSQCQSSEQLLTSSASHIKDTSHASPSPPLSPLPPAAAAESDAETTLKPTAVAEVPSLTTESSIPEVPPSPAPELSTPTPHTFVPPLPSHHGTSSQANDKPTSHPPPPPPPPPPPPPPVEGTSSASVSAGLEKPASAPVAHQVVSSNMAGKSVPKPPPPPLMASPSPQSNLMPVRNATEGAGVPPPPPPLPGPAAASSAPPPPPPPNISSQHSTKSSSAPPVPPPPAPSSSLGSLTAPKSSGGKKTNSEVIPPPPPNGMNAPPGGKGRILAPTSNYRGMQTAQALSRKANLKPLHWIKVTRAVQGSLWAESQNCDECLKAPEFDMSELESLFSAAVPNSELRRLGSKSSGSMGPKSDKVHLIDLRRANNCEIMLTKVKMPLNDLLVDNLIKFCPTKEEMELLKGYNGDKENLGKCEQYFLELMKVPRVESKLRVFSFKIQFQSQVADLKASLNIVNSAAEEIRSSVKLKRIMKTILSLGNALNQGTARGSAVGFRLDSLLKLTDTRARNNRMTLMHYLCKVLADKLPELLDFPKHLVSLELAAKMQLKFLAEEMQAINKGLEKVEQELTASENDGPVSQIFCKTLEEFLGVAEAEVRSLTSLYSNVGRNADALALYFGEDPTRCPFEQVVSTLLNFVKMFVRAHEENCKQLEMEKKKAQKEAENEKSKINNSKNAPQNIPSTTGSANTT comes from the exons ATGGCGATGTTTCGCAAGTTCTTTTACCGCAAGCCACCCGATGGGCTTCTGGAGATTTCCGAAAGAGTCTATG TGTTCGATTGCTGTTTCACGACTGATATCTTGGAAGAAAAAGAATACAGGGTGTACATGGGAGGCATTGTGTCACAGCTCCACGAACAGTACCCTGATGCCTCCTTCATGGTGTTCAACTTCCGAGAGGGGGAGAGCCAAAGCCAGATTTCTAGCGTCTTGTCAGAGTATGACATGCTTGTGATGGACTACCCACGGCAGTATGAAGGATGCCCGCTGCTCACAATGGAAATGATCCACCATTTCTTGAGGTCAGGCGAGAGCTGGCTCTCGTTGGGTCAGCAGAACCTCTTGTTGATGCACTGCGATCGAGGAGGATGGCCGGTCCTAGCTTTCATGTTGGCGGCGCTTCTGGTTTACCACAAGCAGTACACAGGCGAGCAGAGGACACTGGACATGATCTATAAGCAGGCCCCCCGTGAGCTCTTGCAGCTGCTGTCGCCGCTGAATCCGCTGCCTTCCCAACTGAGATACCTGCATTATATATCAAGGAGAAATGTGGCCATGGAATGGCCTCCGCTTGACCGAGCTCTTACTTTGGACTGTATAATCCTTAGGTTCATTCCTGACCTCAATGGAACAGGTGGATGCAGGCCAATATTTCGAATTTATGGCCAGGATCCCTTCATTGCTTCTGATCAGACTCCGAAAGTTCTATTCTCAAcaccaaagaaaagcaaactggTTCGGTTTTTCAAACAG GAAGACTGTGAACTGGTCAAGATCGACATTCATTGCCATATTCAAGGAGATATCGTACTTGAGTGCATCAgcttggatgaagatctaatccGGGAAGTGATGATGTTCAGGGTCATGTTCAATACAGCCTTCATCAGGTCTAACATTTTGATGCTAGATCGTGATGCCATTGACATCTTGTGGGACGCCAAAGATCGGTTTCCTAAAGATTTCAGGGTCGAG GTTCTTCTTTCAGAGATGGATGCGGCTGATCCACTTATATCTTCAGAATTGACGAGTGGTGAGGAAAAAGATGGCCTTCCAATTGAAGCATTTGCCAAAGTGCAAGAACTGTTCAACAATTGGGATTGGCTGGAAACAAATGTGGATGCTGCCACGAAAGTTCTTCAGCAGATATCTTCGTCCAAGAACTTGCAAGAGAAGTTGGACGCAATGTCTCCGCAAAAGTTCGACGCTGATGTTAAGCTGAAAAGGACGAGCTATGATGTGCTTCGTGACGAACTCCAGTTGGGAGAAACCGATGATGATGGAAACAAGAAATCGTTACTTTCTTCTCCCAAGGAGCAGTCTGCTCCACTTGATGAGGGTTCTGATTCGATTACGGAAAGCCAAAATGTCGAACTGGATGGTCCGCAGATGTCAGCACAATGCCCTTCTCGGATAGAACAAATTCCAGCATCTCCATCGACTCCTGCCTTTTCTTCTGATTCTCCGCAAGTGCCGGGCTCTGATGCAACTGTTTCTAGATATCATAGTTCACCTTCATCTCTTGGAGTCATAACTCCGCTTCATGACCATGTTGCATTTGAAAGCTCTGAAGTAACTCAGACAACAATGTTAGCTTCACCTCTTCCAACCAGTTCAGCTTCTGGATCCAATATTTCTTCGGAATTATCACAATGCCAGTCGTCAGAACAGCTATTGACATCTTCAGCAAGTCACATAAAAGATACTTCACATgcatctccttctcctcctctgtccCCTCtccctcctgctgctgctgctgaaagtGATGCTGAAACAACTCTCAAACCAACAGCAGTAGCGGAAGTTCCATCTTTGACAACTGAAAGCTCGATTCCAGAAGTTCCCCCATCACCTGCTCCAGAGCTTTCAACTCCAACACCACATACTTTCGTGCCTCCCCTACCTTCTCATCATGGAACTTCTTCACAGGCTAATGATAAACCAACTtcacatcctcctcctcctcctcctcctcctcctcctcctcctcctcccgttgAAGGAACATCATCCGCCTCTGTCTCTGCTGGCTTGGAAAAACCTGCTTCTGCTCCAGTTGCACATCAGGTAGTCTCAAGCAACATGGCAGGCAAGTCAGTACCTAAACCTCCTCCACCACCCTTGATGGCGTCCCCGAGTCCCCAAAGTAACTTAATGCCTGTGAGAAATGCAACTGAAGGAGCAGGTGTTCCTCCACCCCCACCCCCGCTGCCTGGTCCTGCAGCTGCAAGCTCAgcaccacctccacctccaccacctAATATTTCATCACAACATTCTACCAAATCATCATCTGCCCCACCTGTACCACCTCCTCCTGCACCTTCAAGTTCCTTGGGGAGCCTTACTGCTCCTAAATCATCTGGAGGTAAGAAAACCAACTCTGAGGTAATACCTCCGCCACCCCCAAATGGCATGAATGCTCCACCAGGTGGGAAAGGACGCATCTTGGCACCAACTTCAAATTACAGGGGAATGCAGACTGCACAAGCATTATCTAGAAAGGCTAATTTGAAGCCATTGCATTGGATCAAAGTAACAAGAGCAGTGCAAGGAAGCCTATGGGCGGAGTCACAAAATTGTGATGAATGCTTGAA gGCGCCAGAGTTCGACATGTCTGAGCTTGAGAGTCTCTTTTCAGCTGCAGTTCCAAATTCTGAACTTCGGCGTTTAGGTTCCAAATCCAGTGGTTCCATGGGTCCAAAATCTGACAAAGTTCATCTG ATTGATCTTAGACGAGCTAATAATTGCGAAATCATGCTTACAAAGGTTAAGATGCCACTAAATGATTTACTG GTTGATAACCTCATTAAGTTTTGCCCAACAAAGGAGGAAATGGAACTACTCAAG GGATACAATGGAGATAAAGAAAACTTAGGGAAATGTGAGCAG TATTTCTTGGAGCTGATGAAAGTACCACGGGTGGAATCCAAGCTAAGAGTGTTCTCATTTAAAATCCAATTCCAATCACAG GTTGCTGACCTCAAAGCTAGCCTGAACATTGTCAACTCTGCTGCAGAAGAG ATCAGAAGTTCTGTTAAATTGAAAAGAATTATGAAGACCATTCTTTCTTTGGGAAATGCATTAAACCAGGGAACTGCCAGGG GTTCTGCCGTTGGATTTAGGTTGGATAGCCTTCTCAAACTTACTGACACACGTGCACGCAACAACAGGATGACTCTCATGCATTAtttgtgcaag GTTCTTGCAGACAAACTTCCTGAACTTCTTGATTTTCCCAAGCATCTTGTTAGCTTGGAACTTGCAGCTAAG ATGCAACTGAAATTTCTGGCAGAAGAAATGCAAGCAATAAACAAAGGCCTTGAGAAGGTTGAACAGGAATTGACAGCATCAGAAAATGATGGTCCTGTATCACAAATTTTCTGTAAG ACCCTGGAGGAGTTTCTTGGTGTCGCCGAAGCTGAAGTTCGATCTCTAACTTCACTTTATTCCAATGTG GGTAGAAATGCTGATGCATTAGCCCTTTATTTCGGAGAAGATCCGACACGGTGTCCATTCGAACAAG TTGTCTCAACACTCCTCAACTTCGTCAAAATGTTCGTGCGCGCCCACGAAGAGAACTGCAAACAACTGGAGATGGAGAAGAAAAAGGCGCAGAAAGAAGCAGAAAATGAAAAGTCGAAGATCAACAATTCAAAGAACGCGCCACAGAATATACCATCCACAACCGGTAGTGCCAACACCACATAG